In one window of Candidatus Poribacteria bacterium DNA:
- a CDS encoding exonuclease SbcCD subunit D, protein MKSTENSVKSGKQTATMKIIHTADWHIGQRLHERSRLDEHKQFLDWLLETIQQRGVDLLLVSGDIFDTALPSAEATNLYYRFLYRLFNKTDTYTVITAGNHDSARHLEAPREFLEMGRIHVIGLANEVPKCVLPFPPDNPRVMVAAVPYLTETDLPHVSYETEIERNERYRERLKSFYADCVSAMPAELPKILMGHLFVQGGTITDSERNVQIGGATAIHAPDFPEDVNYVALGHLHRPQTINGTDYPIRYSGSPIPLRFNETGYSKAVRLLELSDNGTLVRDEAIEIPVFKELCIVKGDEDSVLWDARTQAWDGKYIQVKLKLNKPQTGINDKVRQAFSEQGGEVLSVEIESAEMTRGLEIPIEDMKRPEEIFKQFHKRKFDGEPPDKTLTQTFRELIQMVEGTE, encoded by the coding sequence ATGAAATCTACCGAAAACTCCGTAAAGAGTGGTAAACAGACAGCAACTATGAAAATTATACACACAGCCGATTGGCATATTGGACAACGACTTCACGAACGTTCCCGACTTGACGAACACAAACAATTCCTCGACTGGCTCCTTGAAACAATTCAGCAACGTGGTGTTGATCTTCTCCTCGTTTCAGGAGATATTTTTGACACTGCCCTCCCATCAGCAGAGGCAACCAACCTCTACTATCGATTCCTCTACCGTCTTTTTAATAAAACCGATACCTATACGGTCATCACCGCAGGCAATCACGATTCTGCAAGACACTTGGAGGCTCCACGCGAGTTTCTGGAAATGGGCAGGATTCACGTCATCGGTCTGGCAAATGAGGTTCCCAAATGTGTGTTACCCTTTCCACCCGACAATCCGCGCGTAATGGTTGCGGCTGTCCCTTATCTGACCGAAACAGACCTTCCACATGTTTCCTATGAGACAGAGATAGAAAGGAATGAACGGTATCGAGAACGGCTCAAATCGTTCTATGCTGATTGTGTTTCGGCTATGCCAGCGGAGCTTCCAAAGATTTTGATGGGACATCTCTTCGTTCAAGGTGGAACAATAACCGATTCTGAGCGAAATGTCCAGATTGGTGGCGCGACCGCTATCCATGCCCCCGATTTTCCTGAAGATGTGAATTATGTTGCTTTGGGGCACCTCCATAGACCACAAACAATTAACGGCACTGATTACCCAATCCGATATTCAGGCTCACCGATTCCACTGAGATTCAACGAAACGGGTTATTCTAAAGCGGTGCGGCTGCTGGAGTTATCTGATAACGGAACATTGGTGCGAGATGAGGCTATTGAGATTCCTGTCTTCAAGGAATTGTGTATAGTCAAGGGAGATGAAGACTCTGTTCTCTGGGACGCACGGACACAGGCTTGGGATGGGAAGTATATCCAAGTTAAACTGAAATTAAACAAACCGCAAACGGGGATTAATGATAAAGTGCGCCAAGCGTTCAGTGAGCAAGGCGGGGAAGTCCTGAGTGTTGAGATTGAATCAGCGGAAATGACACGCGGATTGGAAATCCCTATTGAAGATATGAAACGTCCCGAAGAAATCTTTAAACAATTTCACAAAAGGAAATTTGATGGGGAGCCGCCTGATAAA